A window from Manis javanica isolate MJ-LG chromosome 10, MJ_LKY, whole genome shotgun sequence encodes these proteins:
- the NPW gene encoding neuropeptide W, whose product MFVPLLEGRKQGAGEGGAEAPPQSIQLDPLPPLRPTTRLSPAEPRLAELAAGLPHPAAVPQSTLAPGPRPGAPAKWPMLALLLILLPLPAGAWYKHGASPRYHTVGRAAGLLVGLRRSPYVWRRALRPAAAGPPAWAPLGLSAPSRKMSTRDTSLPGPPPAMLSCFPASFRDCGRRDAGAPAQGSPSARLREHVPEPAPAPQPQLADHSWTSEGQARAFGESPAQPRSAQRTALASPLGRPEHSPCLPHPRA is encoded by the exons ATGTTCG TTCCTCTCCTTGAGGGGAGGAAGCAGGGGGCCGGAGAGGGGGGAGCAGAGGCTCCTCCGCAGAGCATCCAG CTGGACCCCCTCCCCCCGCTGCGGCCCACCACTCGCCTGTCGCCTGCGGAGCCCCGGCTCGCCGAGCTCGCTGCTGGCCTGCCCCACCCGGCGGCCGTCCCCCAGAGCACGCTGGCGCCGGGCCCCAGGCCGGGGGCCCCTGCAAAGTGGCCCATGCTGGCATTACTGCTGATTTTGCTGCCCCTGCCCGCTGGCGCCTGGTACAAGCACGGGGCGAGTCCCCGCTACCACACCGTGGGCCGCGCCGCGGGCCTGCTCGTGGGGCTGCGCCGCTCGCCCTATGTGTGGCGCCGCGCGTTGCGCCCCGCTGCTGCCGGGCCCCCTGCCTGGGCCCCCCTAGGCCTGAGCGCGCCCTCCCGGAAGATGTCTACCAGGGACACCTCGCTCCCGGGCCCGCCGCCCGCGatgctttcctgcttccctgcgaGCTTCAGGGACTGCGGGAGGCGAGACGCAGGAGCTCCAGCGCAGGGCTCCCCGTCAGCGCGCCTCCGAGAGCACGTCCCGGAGCCCGCGCCCGCACCGCAGCCGCAGCTGGCAGACCATTCCTGGACCTCGGAGGGGCAGGCTAG AGCCTTCGGAGAGTCTCCGGCTCAGCCACGGTCTGCGCAGCGAACTGCCTTGGCCTCGCCCCTCGGCCGTCCTGAGCACAGCCCCTGCCTGCCGCACCCCCGTGCCTGA